One segment of Camelus bactrianus isolate YW-2024 breed Bactrian camel chromosome 27, ASM4877302v1, whole genome shotgun sequence DNA contains the following:
- the STOML1 gene encoding stomatin-like protein 1 isoform X4, producing MLGRSGYRALPLGDFDRFQQSSFGFLGSQKGCLSPEQGGVGPGADAPQSWSSCFCHGLISFLGFLLLMITFPISGWFALKIVPTYERMIVFRLGRIRTPQGPGMVLLLPFIDSFQRVDLRTRAFSVPPCKLASKDGAVLSVGADVQFRIWDPVLSVMTVKDLNTATRMTAQNAMTKVLLKRPLREIQMEKLKIGDQLLLEINDVTRAWGLEVDRMELAVEAVLQLPQDSPTGPNLDSTLQQLALHFLGGGTSSAAGGAPHPGPADTLEMVSEVEPPAPHGAGPSPKQPVAEGLLTALKPFLSEALVSQVGACYQFNVVLPSGTQSIYFLDLTTGQVESSSPAWTASLLVMTSDQRPQD from the exons ATGCTCGGCAGGTCCGGGTACCGGGCGCTGCCGTTGGGGGACTTTGACCGTTTCCAGCAGTCGAGCTTCGGCTTCCTGGGCTCGCAGAAGGGCTGCTTGTCCCCGGAGCAGGGCGGCGTGGGGCCGGGGGCCG ATGCACCTCAGAGCTGGTCCTCCTGCTTCTGCCATGGCCTTATCAGTTTCCTGGGTTTCTTGTTGCTGATGATCACCTTCCCCATTTCTGGCTGGTTTGCCCTAAAG ATCGTGCCCACCTATGAGCGCATGATCGTGTTTCGACTGGGCCGCATCCGCACCCCTCAGGGACCCGGCATGGTTCTGCTCCTGCCCTTCATTGACTCTTTTCAGAGGGTGGATCTGAGGACACGAGCCTTCAGTGTCCCTCCCTGCAAG CTGGCCTCTAAGGACGGTGCTGTGTTGTCCGTGGGAGCCGACGTCCAGTTCCGCATCTGGGACCCAGTGCTGTCAGTGATGACGGTGAAGGACCTGAACACAGCCACGCGCATGACGGCTCAGAATGCCATGACCAAGGTCCTGCTCAAGAGGCCTCTACGGGAGATCCAGATGGAGAAGCTCAAGATCGGTGACCAGCTCCTG CTGGAGATCAACGATGTGACCAGGGCTTGGGGGCTGGAGGTGGACCGCATGGAGCTGGCGGTGGAGGCCGTGCTCCAGCTGCCCCAGGACAGCCCGACTGGGCCCAACCTGGACAGCACCCTGCAGCAGCTGGCCCTCCACTTCCTGGGAGGAGGCACGTCCTCAGCGGCAGGAGGTGCCCCGCACCCTGGGCCAG CAGATACCTTGGAGATGGTGAGTGAGGTTGAGCCGCCTGCCCCTCATGGTGCCGGGCCCAGCCCCAAGCAGCCTGTGGCCGAGGGGCTGCTGACCGCTCTGAAGCCTTTCCTGTCTGAGGCCCTGGTCAGCCAGGTCGGGGCCTGCTACCAGTTCAATGTCGTCCTGCCCAGTGGCACCCAGAGCATCTACTTCCTGGACCTCACCACAG
- the STOML1 gene encoding stomatin-like protein 1 isoform X5, whose amino-acid sequence MLGRSGYRALPLGDFDRFQQSSFGFLGSQKGCLSPEQGGVGPGADAPQSWSSCFCHGLISFLGFLLLMITFPISGWFALKIVPTYERMIVFRLGRIRTPQGPGMVLLLPFIDSFQRVDLRTRAFSVPPCKLASKDGAVLSVGADVQFRIWDPVLSVMTVKDLNTATRMTAQNAMTKVLLKRPLREIQMEKLKIGDQLLLEINDVTRAWGLEVDRMELAVEAVLQLPQDSPTGPNLDSTLQQLALHFLGGGTSSAAGGAPHPGPADTLEMVSEVEPPAPHGAGPSPKQPVAEGLLTALKPFLSEALVSQVGACYQFNVVLPSGTQSIYFLDLTTALQ is encoded by the exons ATGCTCGGCAGGTCCGGGTACCGGGCGCTGCCGTTGGGGGACTTTGACCGTTTCCAGCAGTCGAGCTTCGGCTTCCTGGGCTCGCAGAAGGGCTGCTTGTCCCCGGAGCAGGGCGGCGTGGGGCCGGGGGCCG ATGCACCTCAGAGCTGGTCCTCCTGCTTCTGCCATGGCCTTATCAGTTTCCTGGGTTTCTTGTTGCTGATGATCACCTTCCCCATTTCTGGCTGGTTTGCCCTAAAG ATCGTGCCCACCTATGAGCGCATGATCGTGTTTCGACTGGGCCGCATCCGCACCCCTCAGGGACCCGGCATGGTTCTGCTCCTGCCCTTCATTGACTCTTTTCAGAGGGTGGATCTGAGGACACGAGCCTTCAGTGTCCCTCCCTGCAAG CTGGCCTCTAAGGACGGTGCTGTGTTGTCCGTGGGAGCCGACGTCCAGTTCCGCATCTGGGACCCAGTGCTGTCAGTGATGACGGTGAAGGACCTGAACACAGCCACGCGCATGACGGCTCAGAATGCCATGACCAAGGTCCTGCTCAAGAGGCCTCTACGGGAGATCCAGATGGAGAAGCTCAAGATCGGTGACCAGCTCCTG CTGGAGATCAACGATGTGACCAGGGCTTGGGGGCTGGAGGTGGACCGCATGGAGCTGGCGGTGGAGGCCGTGCTCCAGCTGCCCCAGGACAGCCCGACTGGGCCCAACCTGGACAGCACCCTGCAGCAGCTGGCCCTCCACTTCCTGGGAGGAGGCACGTCCTCAGCGGCAGGAGGTGCCCCGCACCCTGGGCCAG CAGATACCTTGGAGATGGTGAGTGAGGTTGAGCCGCCTGCCCCTCATGGTGCCGGGCCCAGCCCCAAGCAGCCTGTGGCCGAGGGGCTGCTGACCGCTCTGAAGCCTTTCCTGTCTGAGGCCCTGGTCAGCCAGGTCGGGGCCTGCTACCAGTTCAATGTCGTCCTGCCCAGTGGCACCCAGAGCATCTACTTCCTGGACCTCACCACAG CGTTGCAGTAA
- the STOML1 gene encoding stomatin-like protein 1 isoform X1 gives MLGRSGYRALPLGDFDRFQQSSFGFLGSQKGCLSPEQGGVGPGADAPQSWSSCFCHGLISFLGFLLLMITFPISGWFALKIVPTYERMIVFRLGRIRTPQGPGMVLLLPFIDSFQRVDLRTRAFSVPPCKLASKDGAVLSVGADVQFRIWDPVLSVMTVKDLNTATRMTAQNAMTKVLLKRPLREIQMEKLKIGDQLLLEINDVTRAWGLEVDRMELAVEAVLQLPQDSPTGPNLDSTLQQLALHFLGGGTSSAAGGAPHPGPADTLEMVSEVEPPAPHGAGPSPKQPVAEGLLTALKPFLSEALVSQVGACYQFNVVLPSGTQSIYFLDLTTGQGRVGHGVPDGIPDVVVEVAEADLRALLCRELRPLGAYMSGRLKVKGDLAVAMKLEAVLRALK, from the exons ATGCTCGGCAGGTCCGGGTACCGGGCGCTGCCGTTGGGGGACTTTGACCGTTTCCAGCAGTCGAGCTTCGGCTTCCTGGGCTCGCAGAAGGGCTGCTTGTCCCCGGAGCAGGGCGGCGTGGGGCCGGGGGCCG ATGCACCTCAGAGCTGGTCCTCCTGCTTCTGCCATGGCCTTATCAGTTTCCTGGGTTTCTTGTTGCTGATGATCACCTTCCCCATTTCTGGCTGGTTTGCCCTAAAG ATCGTGCCCACCTATGAGCGCATGATCGTGTTTCGACTGGGCCGCATCCGCACCCCTCAGGGACCCGGCATGGTTCTGCTCCTGCCCTTCATTGACTCTTTTCAGAGGGTGGATCTGAGGACACGAGCCTTCAGTGTCCCTCCCTGCAAG CTGGCCTCTAAGGACGGTGCTGTGTTGTCCGTGGGAGCCGACGTCCAGTTCCGCATCTGGGACCCAGTGCTGTCAGTGATGACGGTGAAGGACCTGAACACAGCCACGCGCATGACGGCTCAGAATGCCATGACCAAGGTCCTGCTCAAGAGGCCTCTACGGGAGATCCAGATGGAGAAGCTCAAGATCGGTGACCAGCTCCTG CTGGAGATCAACGATGTGACCAGGGCTTGGGGGCTGGAGGTGGACCGCATGGAGCTGGCGGTGGAGGCCGTGCTCCAGCTGCCCCAGGACAGCCCGACTGGGCCCAACCTGGACAGCACCCTGCAGCAGCTGGCCCTCCACTTCCTGGGAGGAGGCACGTCCTCAGCGGCAGGAGGTGCCCCGCACCCTGGGCCAG CAGATACCTTGGAGATGGTGAGTGAGGTTGAGCCGCCTGCCCCTCATGGTGCCGGGCCCAGCCCCAAGCAGCCTGTGGCCGAGGGGCTGCTGACCGCTCTGAAGCCTTTCCTGTCTGAGGCCCTGGTCAGCCAGGTCGGGGCCTGCTACCAGTTCAATGTCGTCCTGCCCAGTGGCACCCAGAGCATCTACTTCCTGGACCTCACCACAG GGCAAGGGAGGGTGGGACACGGGGTCCCTGATGGTATCCCTGAcgtggtggtggaggtggctgAGGCAGACCTGCGGGCCCTGTTGTGCAGGGAGCTGCGGCCCCTGGGCGCTTACATGAGCGGGCGGCTGAAGGTGAAGGGCGACCTGGCCGTGGCCATGAAGCTGGAGGCTGTCCTCAGGGCCTTGAAGTAG
- the STOML1 gene encoding stomatin-like protein 1 isoform X2, translating into MLGRSGYRALPLGDFDRFQQSSFGFLGSQKGCLSPEQGGVGPGADAPQSWSSCFCHGLISFLGFLLLMITFPISGWFALKIVPTYERMIVFRLGRIRTPQGPGMVLLLPFIDSFQRVDLRTRAFSVPPCKLASKDGAVLSVGADVQFRIWDPVLSVMTVKDLNTATRMTAQNAMTKVLLKRPLREIQMEKLKIGDQLLLEINDVTRAWGLEVDRMELAVEAVLQLPQDSPTGPNLDSTLQQLALHFLGGGTSSAAGGAPHPGPDTLEMVSEVEPPAPHGAGPSPKQPVAEGLLTALKPFLSEALVSQVGACYQFNVVLPSGTQSIYFLDLTTGQGRVGHGVPDGIPDVVVEVAEADLRALLCRELRPLGAYMSGRLKVKGDLAVAMKLEAVLRALK; encoded by the exons ATGCTCGGCAGGTCCGGGTACCGGGCGCTGCCGTTGGGGGACTTTGACCGTTTCCAGCAGTCGAGCTTCGGCTTCCTGGGCTCGCAGAAGGGCTGCTTGTCCCCGGAGCAGGGCGGCGTGGGGCCGGGGGCCG ATGCACCTCAGAGCTGGTCCTCCTGCTTCTGCCATGGCCTTATCAGTTTCCTGGGTTTCTTGTTGCTGATGATCACCTTCCCCATTTCTGGCTGGTTTGCCCTAAAG ATCGTGCCCACCTATGAGCGCATGATCGTGTTTCGACTGGGCCGCATCCGCACCCCTCAGGGACCCGGCATGGTTCTGCTCCTGCCCTTCATTGACTCTTTTCAGAGGGTGGATCTGAGGACACGAGCCTTCAGTGTCCCTCCCTGCAAG CTGGCCTCTAAGGACGGTGCTGTGTTGTCCGTGGGAGCCGACGTCCAGTTCCGCATCTGGGACCCAGTGCTGTCAGTGATGACGGTGAAGGACCTGAACACAGCCACGCGCATGACGGCTCAGAATGCCATGACCAAGGTCCTGCTCAAGAGGCCTCTACGGGAGATCCAGATGGAGAAGCTCAAGATCGGTGACCAGCTCCTG CTGGAGATCAACGATGTGACCAGGGCTTGGGGGCTGGAGGTGGACCGCATGGAGCTGGCGGTGGAGGCCGTGCTCCAGCTGCCCCAGGACAGCCCGACTGGGCCCAACCTGGACAGCACCCTGCAGCAGCTGGCCCTCCACTTCCTGGGAGGAGGCACGTCCTCAGCGGCAGGAGGTGCCCCGCACCCTGGGCCAG ATACCTTGGAGATGGTGAGTGAGGTTGAGCCGCCTGCCCCTCATGGTGCCGGGCCCAGCCCCAAGCAGCCTGTGGCCGAGGGGCTGCTGACCGCTCTGAAGCCTTTCCTGTCTGAGGCCCTGGTCAGCCAGGTCGGGGCCTGCTACCAGTTCAATGTCGTCCTGCCCAGTGGCACCCAGAGCATCTACTTCCTGGACCTCACCACAG GGCAAGGGAGGGTGGGACACGGGGTCCCTGATGGTATCCCTGAcgtggtggtggaggtggctgAGGCAGACCTGCGGGCCCTGTTGTGCAGGGAGCTGCGGCCCCTGGGCGCTTACATGAGCGGGCGGCTGAAGGTGAAGGGCGACCTGGCCGTGGCCATGAAGCTGGAGGCTGTCCTCAGGGCCTTGAAGTAG
- the STOML1 gene encoding stomatin-like protein 1 isoform X3: protein MTAAPIQGFLSCRGTCVRTRLKRRLNAPQSWSSCFCHGLISFLGFLLLMITFPISGWFALKIVPTYERMIVFRLGRIRTPQGPGMVLLLPFIDSFQRVDLRTRAFSVPPCKLASKDGAVLSVGADVQFRIWDPVLSVMTVKDLNTATRMTAQNAMTKVLLKRPLREIQMEKLKIGDQLLLEINDVTRAWGLEVDRMELAVEAVLQLPQDSPTGPNLDSTLQQLALHFLGGGTSSAAGGAPHPGPADTLEMVSEVEPPAPHGAGPSPKQPVAEGLLTALKPFLSEALVSQVGACYQFNVVLPSGTQSIYFLDLTTGQGRVGHGVPDGIPDVVVEVAEADLRALLCRELRPLGAYMSGRLKVKGDLAVAMKLEAVLRALK, encoded by the exons ATGACAGCTGCCCCTATCCAAGGATTCCTTTCCTGCAGGGGCACATGTGTCAGAACTAGGCTGAAAAGGAGACTTA ATGCACCTCAGAGCTGGTCCTCCTGCTTCTGCCATGGCCTTATCAGTTTCCTGGGTTTCTTGTTGCTGATGATCACCTTCCCCATTTCTGGCTGGTTTGCCCTAAAG ATCGTGCCCACCTATGAGCGCATGATCGTGTTTCGACTGGGCCGCATCCGCACCCCTCAGGGACCCGGCATGGTTCTGCTCCTGCCCTTCATTGACTCTTTTCAGAGGGTGGATCTGAGGACACGAGCCTTCAGTGTCCCTCCCTGCAAG CTGGCCTCTAAGGACGGTGCTGTGTTGTCCGTGGGAGCCGACGTCCAGTTCCGCATCTGGGACCCAGTGCTGTCAGTGATGACGGTGAAGGACCTGAACACAGCCACGCGCATGACGGCTCAGAATGCCATGACCAAGGTCCTGCTCAAGAGGCCTCTACGGGAGATCCAGATGGAGAAGCTCAAGATCGGTGACCAGCTCCTG CTGGAGATCAACGATGTGACCAGGGCTTGGGGGCTGGAGGTGGACCGCATGGAGCTGGCGGTGGAGGCCGTGCTCCAGCTGCCCCAGGACAGCCCGACTGGGCCCAACCTGGACAGCACCCTGCAGCAGCTGGCCCTCCACTTCCTGGGAGGAGGCACGTCCTCAGCGGCAGGAGGTGCCCCGCACCCTGGGCCAG CAGATACCTTGGAGATGGTGAGTGAGGTTGAGCCGCCTGCCCCTCATGGTGCCGGGCCCAGCCCCAAGCAGCCTGTGGCCGAGGGGCTGCTGACCGCTCTGAAGCCTTTCCTGTCTGAGGCCCTGGTCAGCCAGGTCGGGGCCTGCTACCAGTTCAATGTCGTCCTGCCCAGTGGCACCCAGAGCATCTACTTCCTGGACCTCACCACAG GGCAAGGGAGGGTGGGACACGGGGTCCCTGATGGTATCCCTGAcgtggtggtggaggtggctgAGGCAGACCTGCGGGCCCTGTTGTGCAGGGAGCTGCGGCCCCTGGGCGCTTACATGAGCGGGCGGCTGAAGGTGAAGGGCGACCTGGCCGTGGCCATGAAGCTGGAGGCTGTCCTCAGGGCCTTGAAGTAG
- the STOML1 gene encoding stomatin-like protein 1 isoform X6 codes for MITFPISGWFALKIVPTYERMIVFRLGRIRTPQGPGMVLLLPFIDSFQRVDLRTRAFSVPPCKLASKDGAVLSVGADVQFRIWDPVLSVMTVKDLNTATRMTAQNAMTKVLLKRPLREIQMEKLKIGDQLLLEINDVTRAWGLEVDRMELAVEAVLQLPQDSPTGPNLDSTLQQLALHFLGGGTSSAAGGAPHPGPADTLEMVSEVEPPAPHGAGPSPKQPVAEGLLTALKPFLSEALVSQVGACYQFNVVLPSGTQSIYFLDLTTGQGRVGHGVPDGIPDVVVEVAEADLRALLCRELRPLGAYMSGRLKVKGDLAVAMKLEAVLRALK; via the exons ATGATCACCTTCCCCATTTCTGGCTGGTTTGCCCTAAAG ATCGTGCCCACCTATGAGCGCATGATCGTGTTTCGACTGGGCCGCATCCGCACCCCTCAGGGACCCGGCATGGTTCTGCTCCTGCCCTTCATTGACTCTTTTCAGAGGGTGGATCTGAGGACACGAGCCTTCAGTGTCCCTCCCTGCAAG CTGGCCTCTAAGGACGGTGCTGTGTTGTCCGTGGGAGCCGACGTCCAGTTCCGCATCTGGGACCCAGTGCTGTCAGTGATGACGGTGAAGGACCTGAACACAGCCACGCGCATGACGGCTCAGAATGCCATGACCAAGGTCCTGCTCAAGAGGCCTCTACGGGAGATCCAGATGGAGAAGCTCAAGATCGGTGACCAGCTCCTG CTGGAGATCAACGATGTGACCAGGGCTTGGGGGCTGGAGGTGGACCGCATGGAGCTGGCGGTGGAGGCCGTGCTCCAGCTGCCCCAGGACAGCCCGACTGGGCCCAACCTGGACAGCACCCTGCAGCAGCTGGCCCTCCACTTCCTGGGAGGAGGCACGTCCTCAGCGGCAGGAGGTGCCCCGCACCCTGGGCCAG CAGATACCTTGGAGATGGTGAGTGAGGTTGAGCCGCCTGCCCCTCATGGTGCCGGGCCCAGCCCCAAGCAGCCTGTGGCCGAGGGGCTGCTGACCGCTCTGAAGCCTTTCCTGTCTGAGGCCCTGGTCAGCCAGGTCGGGGCCTGCTACCAGTTCAATGTCGTCCTGCCCAGTGGCACCCAGAGCATCTACTTCCTGGACCTCACCACAG GGCAAGGGAGGGTGGGACACGGGGTCCCTGATGGTATCCCTGAcgtggtggtggaggtggctgAGGCAGACCTGCGGGCCCTGTTGTGCAGGGAGCTGCGGCCCCTGGGCGCTTACATGAGCGGGCGGCTGAAGGTGAAGGGCGACCTGGCCGTGGCCATGAAGCTGGAGGCTGTCCTCAGGGCCTTGAAGTAG